The window AAAAAGGTGCCAACGGCACCTCTTTTTGAGATCCTCAGGTGTGAAATCATTTCACAATTAAAAAGTACTTGATTAATTTTAGTTTGTCAAGTACCTTTTGCCAAACTCGGGGACTAAAAACAGCTACTGGGAATAAAAACAGACTTGAAAACAACCAGTTTTTAATCAGAGCAATTCGAAAAATCAATTTTTTTGGAGAACCATAATTTTTTTCGACAAACAAAAGCATTGAAGAAAAATATTGCTTATAAAAATCAAAACTTTCTATTTCTAATCTCTTTTTCCAGCTAGCGCCGCCAAGGTGAATAATCTTGGCTTCGGGAATAACTAATAATTGGCAGTCTAATTTTCTGGCCCGATAACACCAATCAACGTCTTCAAAAAGAAAATGAAAATCTTCATCAAGAAGACCAACTTTATCCCAAGTTTTTTTGGAAGCGATTAAAGCCGCACCAGGCAGTTGGTCGACTTCAAAAGGTTCTTTTCTGGGAAAAAAGCAAATTCGATTGCGGAGAAAGGCTATTTTCAAAACTAAAGGTCTTAAAACCGGATTATGATAAAGAAAAACTTGCCAGAGATTAGGAAACTTCATGTAATAATCAATTTGGGGTTTTTTATTGGGCAGGATTAATAAAGGTGAAACGGCTTTAAACCTGTCTTGTTTCTGAAAAGAATCTATTAATTCTTTGATCGTTCCTTTTTGAACAATCGTGTCAGAATTAAGGAGCATGATTAAATCTCCTTTGGCAATTTTGATTCCTTGATTATTAGCTTTGGCAAAGCCTAAATTTTCTTTGTTCCTGATTAATTTTACTTGCTTAAATTCTTTTTCCACCATCTCTGGTGAGCCATCACTTGAGGCATTATCGATCACGATAACTTCTAAAGAAAGTGGTTTTTGAGCAAGAACCGATTTCAAACAATCTCTGAGAAGTTTTTTGGTATTCCAAGAAAGAATAATAATTGAGACTTTCATTTAATCCTTAATATAACATAAACATTGATTCAAGCTAAAAATTAGGGTAAAGTGAAGTTAATGGTTTCTAAGAGACCAAAATTATATCAAGTTCTTCTTTTTGGCCTTTTACTTCTTGGGTTAGCTACCAGCCTAAGATTAGTTCAAACTAGTCAAGAAATCCGAAAAGAAGCGGCAGTCACCTCCTTCACTTTTACCTTCGTTGGTGACACTCATGCGGGGATTATCGATCCTGATTACTTTCCTAAATACCAAGAGTGGGCGAATTATAACCACCAGCAGGCGGTTAACAAAATGCAAAACCTCAATCCTAATTTCTATCTTCATCT of the Patescibacteria group bacterium genome contains:
- a CDS encoding glycosyltransferase family 2 protein — its product is MKVSIIILSWNTKKLLRDCLKSVLAQKPLSLEVIVIDNASSDGSPEMVEKEFKQVKLIRNKENLGFAKANNQGIKIAKGDLIMLLNSDTIVQKGTIKELIDSFQKQDRFKAVSPLLILPNKKPQIDYYMKFPNLWQVFLYHNPVLRPLVLKIAFLRNRICFFPRKEPFEVDQLPGAALIASKKTWDKVGLLDEDFHFLFEDVDWCYRARKLDCQLLVIPEAKIIHLGGASWKKRLEIESFDFYKQYFSSMLLFVEKNYGSPKKLIFRIALIKNWLFSSLFLFPVAVFSPRVWQKVLDKLKLIKYFLIVK